A window of the Mesotoga prima MesG1.Ag.4.2 genome harbors these coding sequences:
- a CDS encoding penicillin-binding transpeptidase domain-containing protein codes for MRAAYVSLFTEPDLPLVLGVNKIPALRGSIYDSNGRLLASDSLIYEAWLDLGYLRLLTSSDQIDRVLKNVELSFGIPFERLVESLQSNKNFLLLGTAATYDEMQRRITPITKRYISLEMQRERLSFSEYGLERIIGKLDGGGIPLNGIELYYDEELSGKRDGLIRRTLTSSRREEPTNGSDIYLSIDIDIQKMVYDELLETVEKNMADGGLALLVESKTGKILAYAGTYDWDVGLMGIFEPGSTIKPLIYSLALQSGSITETMTFYCDGSIQPVPGLDIIIRDTEGERHGLQTFREAIINSCNVATVQVGGRILNTLGKEEMYRQLMRIGFGKLSGVDLPGETPGILPEAKDWSLISPYQFPIGQGLGVNIFQMVKALNVFPAGGQFITPTFVSAIRNEEGLINIPKKVEGDLFPPKLVSTMLPILEGVVIEGTGTMAKVDGVRIAGKTGTAQKAGPDGYNEESYYSLFYGFFPVEDPTYTLYIMIDTPKAGAYYGGFVAAPMFASVVKNIYGIGVEKEVYEGVYSWKAPDLSGYSLLDLKEIAAIYGLDNIIIHGSGGVVSQIPEAGRPLGDQLEVWLGELNYDIRDVGGQ; via the coding sequence GTGAGGGCAGCGTATGTTTCCCTTTTTACTGAACCTGACCTACCTCTGGTTCTTGGAGTCAACAAGATACCGGCTCTAAGGGGATCGATATACGATTCCAACGGTAGGTTACTGGCCAGCGATTCGCTGATTTATGAGGCATGGCTGGACCTCGGATATCTGAGATTGCTTACTTCTTCAGATCAAATAGATAGAGTTCTAAAAAATGTAGAACTTTCCTTTGGAATACCCTTCGAAAGACTGGTTGAAAGCCTTCAGAGCAACAAAAATTTCCTTCTTCTTGGTACCGCGGCTACTTATGATGAAATGCAACGAAGGATCACACCGATCACAAAGAGATATATATCGCTTGAAATGCAGAGAGAAAGACTTAGTTTCAGCGAATATGGTTTGGAAAGAATTATCGGAAAGCTAGATGGAGGGGGAATCCCCCTAAATGGAATAGAGTTGTATTATGACGAAGAGCTTTCTGGGAAAAGAGATGGATTGATTAGGAGAACTCTGACAAGTTCGAGAAGAGAAGAACCGACAAATGGCAGTGACATCTATCTCTCAATTGACATAGATATACAGAAAATGGTCTATGACGAACTGCTAGAGACTGTGGAAAAGAATATGGCCGACGGTGGATTGGCTCTTCTTGTAGAGAGCAAGACTGGAAAGATTCTTGCTTATGCCGGTACCTATGACTGGGACGTTGGTTTAATGGGGATATTTGAGCCCGGTTCCACCATTAAACCTCTTATCTACTCGCTTGCATTACAAAGTGGATCGATAACGGAAACAATGACATTCTATTGTGATGGAAGTATTCAACCCGTACCTGGACTTGACATAATAATCCGCGACACCGAAGGCGAACGCCACGGCCTTCAGACCTTTAGAGAAGCGATTATTAACTCGTGTAACGTGGCCACGGTACAAGTTGGCGGTAGAATTTTGAATACTCTCGGAAAAGAAGAGATGTATAGGCAGTTAATGAGAATTGGATTTGGGAAATTGTCGGGGGTTGACCTTCCCGGCGAGACACCGGGAATTCTTCCCGAGGCGAAAGATTGGTCCCTGATATCTCCTTATCAATTTCCAATCGGACAGGGCTTAGGAGTAAACATCTTCCAGATGGTTAAGGCATTGAATGTCTTCCCAGCTGGTGGTCAGTTTATTACTCCCACCTTTGTCAGTGCCATACGAAATGAAGAAGGCCTGATCAACATACCGAAGAAGGTTGAAGGTGATTTGTTTCCACCGAAGCTTGTTTCTACAATGCTTCCCATTCTTGAGGGAGTAGTTATTGAGGGTACTGGCACAATGGCCAAAGTCGACGGAGTAAGAATAGCGGGAAAAACAGGAACTGCTCAAAAAGCGGGTCCCGATGGCTACAATGAAGAAAGCTACTATTCATTGTTCTATGGTTTCTTTCCAGTGGAAGATCCAACGTATACATTATATATAATGATAGATACTCCAAAAGCGGGGGCATACTATGGAGGTTTTGTCGCAGCTCCAATGTTTGCTTCAGTTGTAAAGAACATCTACGGTATTGGAGTTGAAAAGGAAGTATATGAGGGCGTTTACAGTTGGAAAGCACCTGACCTGAGCGGTTATTCATTGCTAGATTTGAAAGAGATCGCCGCGATCTATGGTTTAGACAATATTATAATACATGGCTCGGGCGGCGTGGTGAGTCAAATTCCAGAGGCAGGAAGGCCCCTTGGAGATCAGTTAGAAGTTTGGTTAGGGGAGCTGAACTATGATATACGAGATGTTGGGGGACAGTGA
- the rsmH gene encoding 16S rRNA (cytosine(1402)-N(4))-methyltransferase RsmH gives MSRQYDERHRSVMIHEALHYLLGGRLTGTYIDCTAGEGGHIRAMLEATEGQAKIIGLDVDSEVLNIAEQNLKDYRESVELFNLSYVDFEIALRQAGVEKVDGFLLDVGVSTFQLKAKGRGFSYELDEPLDMRMNLSQKRTAADVVNSYREDELSRIIFEFGDEKRFARKIARSIVSRRPLFTTKDLHDAIKAAIPPAERYKRRRHFATKTFQAVRIEVNQELENIESTLRKIPGFLNQGGRIVIISFHSLEDGIAKRVFREKSESELKILTKKPVQPSKEEVELNLRARSARLRAAERI, from the coding sequence GTGTCCAGGCAGTACGATGAACGCCACAGGAGCGTAATGATTCACGAAGCGCTCCATTATTTGCTTGGTGGACGTTTAACTGGAACTTATATTGATTGTACTGCTGGTGAAGGTGGCCATATCAGAGCAATGCTTGAAGCCACTGAAGGTCAGGCAAAAATCATCGGACTTGATGTTGATAGTGAGGTTCTGAATATAGCGGAGCAGAATCTCAAAGATTACCGGGAAAGCGTTGAATTATTCAATTTATCTTATGTCGACTTCGAAATTGCATTGAGACAGGCTGGTGTTGAGAAAGTAGATGGTTTTCTCCTGGATGTTGGAGTTTCCACCTTCCAGTTGAAAGCAAAGGGTAGGGGTTTCTCGTATGAACTGGATGAACCGCTCGATATGCGTATGAACCTCTCTCAGAAAAGAACGGCAGCAGATGTTGTGAACAGCTACAGGGAAGACGAACTTAGCAGAATAATTTTCGAGTTTGGTGATGAAAAGCGTTTTGCAAGGAAAATAGCTAGAAGCATCGTATCGAGAAGACCTCTGTTTACGACGAAGGATTTGCACGATGCGATCAAGGCGGCAATACCACCGGCCGAAAGATACAAACGAAGAAGACATTTCGCAACAAAGACTTTTCAGGCAGTAAGGATTGAAGTCAATCAGGAGCTTGAGAACATCGAAAGTACTTTGAGAAAAATTCCCGGTTTTCTGAACCAAGGCGGTAGGATCGTTATTATTTCTTTTCATTCTTTGGAAGACGGCATAGCTAAGAGGGTGTTTAGGGAAAAGTCGGAATCGGAGCTGAAAATACTTACGAAGAAACCGGTGCAGCCGTCGAAAGAAGAAGTAGAACTCAATCTAAGAGCAAGAAGTGCAAGATTGAGGGCAGCGGAGCGGATTTGA
- the galT gene encoding galactose-1-phosphate uridylyltransferase: MPELRKDPIIKRWVIIATERARRPHDFINAKENVESAFCPFDYGNEHTTPPEIMAFRPADTAKDSPGWWVRVVQNKFPALDSNIEPERFGHGMYDVIKGFGTHEVIIETPDHNASMATLSYGQVREVVWAYKERLQTLEKDSRIKYILIFKNHGREAGASLVHSHSQLIATPIVPKRVAEEIAGAAEYYRFRERCVYCDMVNQETLEGTRVVEENSDFVAFEPFAARFPFETWIVPKVHSHNFGEISATQIESFSIILKNTLLRIYKALDNPPYNFMLHTGIRGIDESNHYHWHLEIVPRLTRVAGFEWGSGFYINPMPPEHAAMYLREVSTEEE, translated from the coding sequence ATGCCTGAACTTAGAAAGGATCCGATAATCAAGAGGTGGGTGATTATTGCGACCGAAAGAGCTCGACGACCTCATGATTTCATAAATGCTAAAGAAAATGTTGAATCAGCCTTTTGTCCGTTTGACTATGGCAATGAACACACCACACCTCCAGAAATCATGGCGTTTAGGCCCGCAGATACTGCTAAGGACAGTCCGGGCTGGTGGGTGAGAGTTGTGCAAAACAAGTTTCCTGCATTGGATTCAAATATTGAGCCCGAGCGATTCGGTCACGGCATGTACGATGTCATAAAGGGGTTCGGGACCCACGAAGTCATCATTGAGACACCGGATCACAACGCTTCAATGGCGACCCTATCGTATGGACAGGTTAGAGAAGTAGTTTGGGCATACAAAGAACGTCTCCAGACACTCGAAAAGGACAGCAGGATAAAGTACATCTTGATATTCAAGAATCATGGAAGAGAAGCTGGCGCCTCGCTTGTCCATTCGCATAGTCAGCTCATTGCTACACCAATAGTTCCAAAAAGAGTCGCAGAAGAGATAGCTGGTGCAGCTGAGTACTACCGCTTCAGAGAGAGATGTGTATATTGTGATATGGTGAATCAAGAGACTCTTGAAGGGACACGAGTAGTTGAAGAAAACAGCGATTTCGTAGCGTTTGAACCATTCGCTGCGAGGTTCCCCTTTGAGACGTGGATTGTTCCAAAGGTTCATAGTCACAATTTTGGAGAGATATCTGCTACTCAAATCGAAAGTTTTTCGATAATTCTCAAGAATACGTTGCTAAGAATCTACAAAGCTCTAGATAATCCACCATATAATTTCATGCTGCACACAGGAATAAGGGGAATTGACGAATCGAATCACTACCACTGGCATCTGGAAATAGTACCAAGGCTTACAAGGGTTGCCGGATTTGAATGGGGATCGGGTTTCTACATAAACCCTATGCCTCCAGAGCATGCAGCCATGTATCTTCGTGAAGTCAGCACTGAGGAGGAATGA
- a CDS encoding phospho-sugar mutase: MLRGERAVNQEYKRWLDNASDEIRDELKDLTPEEVRERFSLDLEFGTGGMRGVMGAGTNRINSYTIKRASLGFGRWISENYSDPSVVIAFDTRHKSAQFAQTTAEVLSSMGIRVHVFIEPMPVPILSYAVRELKASGGVVITASHNPPQYNGYKVYTSDGTQAVPSYAEEIIKRVEASDYFEDISPRSELINSIPNSLLEKYIDTVKENILGLTSDYEELNVVYTPLHGSGNFPVYKALTVLGHRVKRVEEQAIPDGDFPTVQSPNPEDPRAFSMALDVAREIGADLVIATDPDCDRLGIMVAHNGDYAPLNGNQTGAIMTSFILERMEDSLPSDPFIVKTIVSTDLVKRIASKYGVEVKETLTGFKFIGEIIEKAEMDGKGNYLFGFEESYGSLFGKHARDKDAVSAAALACAIGGHLKRKEMTLIDYLEEIYSEFGYFQEALVNKEYEGIQGKEKIELIMTELRHIEPSKLKDMAIRGMKDYLNGYGNLPPSDVISMEMENDCKIIVRPSGTEPKIKFYLMARGENREEAEKKIEEMKELVERIACL; the protein is encoded by the coding sequence GTGCTTAGAGGTGAACGAGCAGTTAACCAGGAGTACAAGAGATGGCTAGATAATGCATCTGATGAGATCAGAGATGAACTGAAGGATCTCACTCCTGAAGAAGTTAGAGAGAGATTTTCACTGGATCTCGAATTTGGAACAGGTGGAATGCGTGGTGTAATGGGTGCAGGTACAAATAGGATAAATTCTTACACCATCAAGCGCGCCTCTTTAGGGTTTGGGCGCTGGATTTCAGAGAATTACAGTGATCCATCTGTTGTAATAGCGTTTGATACCAGACATAAATCTGCGCAGTTTGCCCAAACGACAGCCGAGGTTCTTTCGTCCATGGGAATTAGAGTGCACGTATTCATCGAACCCATGCCGGTTCCAATACTTAGTTATGCAGTGAGAGAGTTGAAAGCTAGCGGTGGTGTCGTAATAACGGCCAGTCACAATCCACCGCAATACAACGGTTATAAGGTCTACACTTCCGATGGGACCCAGGCCGTACCCAGCTATGCAGAAGAGATAATAAAAAGAGTCGAAGCATCGGACTATTTTGAGGATATCAGTCCAAGAAGTGAACTGATAAATAGCATCCCGAATTCCCTTCTTGAGAAATACATCGACACCGTGAAAGAAAACATACTAGGACTTACTTCTGACTATGAAGAACTGAATGTTGTTTACACACCCCTACATGGGAGTGGAAACTTTCCCGTTTACAAAGCTCTTACAGTGCTCGGACACAGAGTGAAACGAGTTGAGGAGCAGGCTATACCGGATGGAGATTTCCCGACGGTGCAGAGCCCAAATCCCGAAGATCCAAGAGCCTTTTCCATGGCTCTGGATGTTGCGAGAGAGATAGGCGCAGATCTTGTAATAGCAACGGACCCCGACTGCGATAGATTGGGGATAATGGTGGCACACAATGGTGATTATGCTCCACTAAATGGAAATCAGACCGGCGCAATAATGACTTCCTTCATACTGGAGCGAATGGAAGATTCACTGCCGTCAGATCCGTTTATTGTAAAAACGATCGTCTCGACTGATCTTGTGAAGAGGATCGCATCCAAATATGGTGTTGAAGTGAAAGAGACTCTTACTGGGTTCAAGTTTATTGGAGAAATAATCGAAAAAGCTGAAATGGATGGAAAAGGGAACTATCTTTTTGGATTTGAAGAGAGCTACGGCTCGCTGTTTGGAAAACATGCAAGAGACAAAGATGCGGTCAGCGCGGCCGCACTAGCCTGCGCGATCGGCGGACACCTTAAACGCAAAGAGATGACATTGATCGACTATCTTGAAGAAATCTATAGCGAGTTTGGCTACTTCCAAGAGGCACTTGTGAACAAAGAGTATGAAGGAATTCAAGGGAAGGAAAAGATTGAGTTAATAATGACAGAACTCAGGCATATTGAGCCATCGAAGCTAAAAGACATGGCCATCAGAGGAATGAAAGATTATCTGAATGGTTATGGTAACCTTCCTCCTTCAGATGTAATATCAATGGAAATGGAGAACGACTGCAAAATAATAGTGCGACCCTCAGGAACAGAGCCGAAAATCAAGTTCTACCTTATGGCCAGAGGAGAAAATAGAGAAGAAGCAGAGAAGAAGATAGAAGAAATGAAAGAACTGGTTGAAAGGATTGCATGCTTATGA
- the truA gene encoding tRNA pseudouridine(38-40) synthase TruA encodes MKRFAAIVSYDGTDFFGFQNQPGLRTVQGKFEEALHRIHKFCISSQGAGRTDTGVHGFGQVIAFDSNLDRLEATTMRDALNANLPSDMYVRKVHEVDENFSPRFAAKKRIYHYYIQTSSEPDIFRRRFVWWFPYSLDIKSMRRAAVNLLGEHDFAAFRTGKDDRNPVRTITAIRIIRYKPYIILIRVEGISFLKRMVRNIVGTLVKVGTGSVSEESVSEFLSSHDRSTLPGTAPPQGLVFYKVIFDEFET; translated from the coding sequence ATGAAGAGATTCGCTGCTATAGTGTCTTATGATGGAACAGATTTTTTCGGTTTCCAGAACCAGCCGGGATTACGGACGGTTCAGGGCAAGTTTGAAGAAGCGCTTCATAGAATCCATAAATTTTGCATCTCTAGTCAAGGCGCAGGACGTACTGATACTGGTGTTCACGGGTTCGGACAGGTAATTGCCTTCGATTCTAATCTGGATCGCCTGGAAGCAACTACCATGAGAGACGCATTGAACGCAAATCTTCCATCTGACATGTATGTCAGGAAAGTACATGAAGTCGATGAGAATTTCAGCCCAAGATTCGCCGCAAAGAAAAGGATATACCACTATTACATACAAACGTCAAGTGAACCGGATATTTTTAGAAGAAGGTTTGTCTGGTGGTTTCCCTATTCTCTCGATATTAAATCAATGAGAAGAGCGGCAGTCAATCTCTTGGGCGAACATGATTTTGCTGCATTCAGGACCGGTAAGGACGATAGAAATCCTGTTAGAACTATTACGGCGATAAGAATAATAAGATACAAACCTTACATCATACTTATAAGGGTTGAAGGCATTTCGTTCCTAAAGAGAATGGTGAGAAACATTGTTGGAACGCTTGTAAAAGTCGGAACAGGAAGTGTTTCAGAAGAATCGGTATCTGAGTTTCTTTCTTCTCATGACAGATCAACATTACCGGGAACGGCTCCACCTCAGGGACTCGTATTTTACAAAGTTATCTTTGATGAATTCGAGACCTAG
- a CDS encoding YraN family protein: MSKESGKRYEDLACEYLKENGYRIIARNVAYRFGEIDIVALEGKILVFVEVKGGSSLVLPRYRVDERKIRRLELAAQRYILTEEPKFEEARLDVIEILESGAVNHFRSVGRW; this comes from the coding sequence ATGAGCAAGGAGTCTGGTAAGAGATACGAGGATCTCGCATGCGAATACTTGAAAGAAAACGGATACAGGATAATAGCAAGGAATGTTGCGTATAGATTCGGGGAAATAGATATCGTTGCTCTAGAAGGCAAGATTCTGGTGTTTGTTGAAGTAAAGGGGGGAAGCTCGTTAGTACTCCCGAGATATCGTGTAGATGAAAGGAAAATTAGGAGATTGGAATTGGCTGCCCAGAGATATATTCTGACTGAAGAGCCTAAGTTTGAGGAAGCTAGACTGGATGTCATTGAGATTCTAGAAAGCGGAGCAGTTAATCATTTTAGATCTGTTGGAAGGTGGTAG
- the prfB gene encoding peptide chain release factor 2, whose protein sequence is MISYETNSRIQELKEKFDSIRATLDLERIDEKLKEIEKRMSDPSIWNDQREASNLGREAQSYRSTIELLRDVEEEFESIEIAVELSGEDESYVKHVEELVRSAEKKVREFELTILLSGEYDINNCFISIHPGAGGTESQDWASMLMRMYMRWAEANRFKITIVDELPGEEAGIKSVTINLAGPHAYGKMKFEAGVHRLVRISPFDANHRRHTSFASVSVFPEMDEVPEIEIRPEDLKIDTYRSGGAGGQHVNKTDSAVRITHLPTGIVVACQTERSQHQNKANAMKMLYAKLFEIEIEKKRSEKLKLMGDQKEISWGNQIRSYVFQPYTLVKDHRTDFETGDIQSVMNGEIDEFIEKELLFFSSIEKSLE, encoded by the coding sequence TTGATAAGTTATGAAACTAACTCGAGAATACAAGAGTTGAAGGAGAAATTTGATTCTATCAGGGCTACGCTTGATCTCGAGCGGATAGATGAAAAACTAAAGGAAATCGAGAAGAGGATGAGCGACCCCTCTATTTGGAACGATCAGCGTGAGGCGTCGAATCTGGGAAGAGAAGCGCAGTCTTATCGATCTACAATCGAACTTCTGAGAGATGTGGAAGAGGAATTTGAGAGTATTGAGATTGCAGTAGAGCTTTCAGGAGAAGATGAGAGTTATGTAAAGCATGTTGAAGAACTTGTCAGGTCAGCGGAAAAAAAGGTAAGAGAATTCGAACTTACGATTCTTCTGAGTGGAGAGTATGACATCAACAATTGCTTCATTTCAATTCACCCCGGCGCCGGAGGGACGGAGTCTCAGGACTGGGCCTCCATGTTAATGAGAATGTACATGAGATGGGCTGAGGCTAATAGATTTAAGATTACGATCGTCGATGAGCTACCTGGAGAAGAAGCGGGTATCAAGAGTGTGACAATTAATCTAGCTGGGCCGCATGCTTATGGAAAGATGAAGTTTGAGGCGGGAGTACACAGGTTAGTAAGGATTTCGCCATTCGATGCCAATCACAGAAGGCACACTTCCTTTGCGTCCGTAAGTGTCTTTCCCGAGATGGATGAAGTTCCAGAGATCGAAATCAGGCCCGAAGATCTGAAGATAGACACGTACAGATCAGGTGGTGCGGGTGGTCAACATGTTAATAAAACGGATTCTGCGGTCAGGATTACTCATCTACCAACCGGAATAGTTGTTGCATGTCAGACTGAAAGATCGCAGCATCAAAACAAAGCGAATGCAATGAAGATGTTATATGCAAAGCTTTTTGAGATTGAGATTGAGAAAAAAAGAAGCGAAAAACTAAAATTGATGGGAGACCAGAAAGAGATTTCATGGGGGAATCAGATTAGATCTTATGTCTTTCAGCCTTATACATTGGTGAAGGATCACAGAACTGATTTTGAGACGGGTGATATTCAATCTGTCATGAATGGCGAGATAGATGAATTCATTGAGAAAGAATTGCTCTTCTTCTCATCAATTGAGAAATCCTTGGAATGA
- the secA gene encoding preprotein translocase subunit SecA, whose protein sequence is MGLLSKIFDKNNMLLKKYSRVVESINSLEKTVSRYEKVDFQKKTEEFKARVSEGETLDSFLPEAFALAREAAKRTVGMRPFDVQLMGALALDEGKIAEMKTGEGKTLVATMPLYLNALSGRGCHLATVNDYLAKRDAGWMGPVYEYLGLKAGFIQATMEPSQRKEAYGCDITYGTANEFGFDYLRDNLVYSLENKVQRGHNYVIVDEADSILIDEARTPLIISGPAQDSSNLYRQFAFFAKRFVAEKDFVVDEKDRTVTLTEEGIAKAEKLLQIDNLYDPSNYDYIFHLLNALKAMNLYKREVDYLVTQEGEVVIVDEFTGRLLPGRRYSEGLHQAIEAKENVQIRQESVTFATITFQNYFKLYSKVSGMTGTAATEESEFISMYNTPVAIIPTNKKVIREDKEDSIYKTREEKNEAIINEIAERYEKGQPVLVGTTSIEKSEFLSKLLQKKGVPHEVLNAKYHEREAEIVAKAGERKTVTIATNMAGRGTDIKLGEGVVDLGGLYVLGTERHESRRIDNQLVGRSGRQGDPGESKFFLSTEDDLLRLFGGERMQSIMNTLKIEKGQPIEHPLLSRIISSAQKKIEGMHFEIRKRLYELDSVIDQQRSAIYAHRNWVLKGEEIDSNVLEIIEDVVERRLSGLDRLPSFDEIKVSFGFLPAGDIESLKNLKSVEDLRSKTLSVLHDIYEEKKSAFGDEFPQVIKYIMLRMIDERWRRHLEAIEHLKDSVGLRAYGQKDPVLEFKKESFILFQQLTDSLYDDIASAIVRIVRVDSDKAKQNADKEFKSLQAVHSDFSGGDKKKEVAGKKKGTKRFKVKR, encoded by the coding sequence ATGGGATTGTTATCCAAAATATTTGACAAGAATAATATGCTTCTCAAAAAGTACTCCAGGGTGGTTGAAAGCATAAACAGCTTGGAAAAAACCGTGAGTAGGTATGAAAAGGTTGACTTTCAAAAAAAGACAGAGGAGTTCAAAGCTAGAGTCTCCGAGGGCGAAACATTAGATTCATTTCTTCCGGAAGCCTTTGCGCTGGCTAGAGAAGCTGCTAAGAGAACGGTCGGCATGCGGCCATTCGATGTGCAACTAATGGGAGCTCTCGCGCTTGACGAAGGTAAAATTGCTGAGATGAAGACCGGAGAGGGAAAGACACTGGTGGCAACTATGCCTCTCTATCTTAATGCCTTGTCTGGAAGGGGCTGCCATCTAGCAACCGTGAATGACTATCTAGCAAAGAGAGATGCTGGTTGGATGGGGCCGGTTTATGAGTATCTTGGATTGAAAGCTGGATTCATTCAGGCAACGATGGAACCTTCTCAAAGAAAAGAGGCGTACGGTTGCGACATAACATATGGTACTGCTAACGAATTCGGATTCGACTATCTTAGAGACAATCTTGTGTATTCCCTGGAGAACAAGGTTCAGAGGGGACACAACTATGTAATAGTTGACGAGGCCGATTCAATCCTGATAGACGAAGCAAGAACGCCCCTCATTATTTCCGGCCCCGCTCAAGACTCATCCAATCTCTATAGGCAGTTTGCATTTTTTGCCAAACGTTTTGTTGCGGAAAAGGACTTTGTTGTTGATGAAAAAGACAGAACAGTAACTCTCACAGAAGAGGGAATAGCAAAGGCTGAGAAACTGCTGCAGATCGACAATCTTTATGATCCAAGCAATTACGACTACATTTTCCATCTGTTGAATGCTTTGAAAGCAATGAATCTATATAAAAGGGAAGTCGACTACCTGGTAACTCAGGAGGGAGAAGTCGTAATTGTTGATGAATTCACTGGAAGGTTGTTGCCGGGAAGAAGGTATTCCGAGGGTTTGCATCAGGCAATAGAGGCCAAAGAAAATGTGCAAATTAGACAAGAATCGGTGACGTTTGCCACAATAACCTTTCAGAACTACTTCAAGCTGTATTCGAAGGTGTCTGGAATGACCGGTACTGCCGCAACTGAAGAATCTGAGTTCATCTCCATGTACAACACACCAGTTGCGATCATTCCTACAAACAAGAAGGTAATTCGAGAGGACAAAGAGGATTCGATTTATAAAACAAGAGAAGAAAAGAATGAGGCAATTATCAATGAGATCGCTGAACGTTATGAAAAAGGACAGCCCGTTCTCGTTGGTACTACTTCGATAGAGAAGAGCGAGTTCTTGAGCAAGCTGCTGCAAAAAAAGGGCGTACCCCACGAAGTTTTGAATGCCAAGTATCATGAAAGAGAAGCAGAGATTGTTGCAAAGGCCGGTGAGCGAAAGACAGTTACAATTGCAACAAACATGGCGGGAAGAGGAACGGACATTAAGCTTGGTGAGGGAGTAGTAGATCTTGGCGGGCTTTATGTTCTAGGTACCGAGAGGCACGAGAGCAGGAGAATTGACAACCAACTTGTAGGAAGATCGGGCAGACAGGGGGATCCGGGGGAATCAAAATTCTTCCTTTCAACTGAAGACGATCTCTTGCGCCTTTTCGGTGGCGAACGCATGCAGTCGATTATGAATACACTAAAGATTGAAAAGGGACAACCAATCGAACACCCGCTCCTAAGCAGGATAATTTCATCTGCGCAGAAGAAGATCGAAGGAATGCATTTTGAAATAAGAAAGAGACTTTACGAGCTGGATTCTGTTATTGACCAGCAGAGAAGCGCAATATATGCTCATAGAAATTGGGTACTCAAAGGTGAGGAAATCGACTCTAATGTATTAGAAATTATCGAAGATGTTGTAGAAAGAAGATTGTCGGGTCTCGATCGTCTACCTTCTTTTGATGAAATAAAGGTTTCTTTTGGCTTCTTGCCGGCAGGCGACATTGAGAGTCTTAAAAACCTTAAGAGTGTGGAAGATCTTAGGAGCAAAACCCTTTCAGTGCTTCACGATATTTATGAGGAAAAGAAGTCTGCTTTCGGTGATGAGTTTCCTCAGGTCATCAAGTACATTATGCTACGGATGATTGATGAAAGATGGCGAAGGCATCTAGAAGCTATAGAGCACCTAAAAGACTCCGTGGGTCTAAGGGCTTATGGTCAGAAGGATCCTGTGTTAGAATTCAAAAAGGAATCTTTCATACTATTCCAGCAGTTGACCGATTCTCTATACGATGATATAGCAAGCGCCATCGTAAGAATTGTAAGAGTCGACAGCGATAAGGCTAAGCAGAACGCCGATAAGGAATTTAAGAGTCTGCAGGCTGTTCATTCTGATTTCAGCGGAGGCGATAAGAAGAAAGAAGTTGCCGGAAAAAAGAAGGGTACTAAGAGATTCAAAGTTAAGCGTTGA
- the gatC gene encoding Asp-tRNA(Asn)/Glu-tRNA(Gln) amidotransferase subunit GatC, whose product METKVSDELLKHLEGLAKLELLEDERIELKKDIEEILQYMTLLDGVDPDAEEMVTPVEKSLEPREDELVEFKESRLIRDLFPETEGSYLKVPRIYKEEK is encoded by the coding sequence ATGGAAACGAAAGTAAGCGATGAACTCCTTAAACATCTTGAAGGCCTTGCAAAGCTTGAACTACTTGAAGACGAGCGTATTGAACTGAAAAAGGATATTGAGGAGATACTGCAGTATATGACGCTTCTAGATGGAGTAGATCCTGACGCTGAAGAAATGGTCACTCCTGTTGAGAAGAGCCTCGAGCCTAGGGAAGACGAGTTGGTCGAGTTCAAGGAATCGAGACTCATTCGAGATCTCTTTCCCGAAACAGAGGGGAGCTATTTGAAGGTACCAAGGATTTATAAAGAAGAGAAATGA